A window of Rhododendron vialii isolate Sample 1 chromosome 11a, ASM3025357v1 contains these coding sequences:
- the LOC131308504 gene encoding aluminum-activated malate transporter 12-like, translated as MFSGFLMGMEKVTAGETESMRGKIDCAKERLVIFGEKMRKLPGSTWETIGKVGRDDPRRVIHALKVGLSLTLVSLLYLMEPLFKGIGQNSIWAVMTVVVVLEFTAGATLCKGLNRGLGTLLAGSLAFGIGYVAEESGRVLRAIFIGAAVFFIGTASTYTRFVPYIKKNYDYGVVIFLLTFNLITVSSYRVEDVVKIAHDRFYTIAIGCGICLLMSLLVFPNWSGEELHNSSVSKLEGLAKSIEACVKEYFSEEEAKVTEDCKSSEDPIYKGYKAVLDSKSIDETLALHASWEPRHSWHCRFPWQQYVKLGCGLRHFGYTVVALHGCLQTEIQTPRTVRALFKDPCIRLSAEVSKALKELAESIRSRRQCSPEILSDHLHQSLSDLNTALKSQPRLFLGPNTNQSTNNILANLAAADAAAPQKLEKHFGPSSKLSSFKTDSSALIEWKSRRASEQAKENERKVLRPTLSKIAIMSLEFSEALPFAAFASLLVETVARLDLVIEEVEELGRVARFKEYRDGADDDHVVVVVNNCEGRKVEKNAGDLNHLPSHGTD; from the exons ATGTTTTCTGGGTTTCTTATGGGCATGGAGAAGGTGACGGCCGGAGAAACAGAGTCTATGAGAGGCAAGATTGATTGCGCAAAAGAGCGTTTGGTGATATTCGGAGAGAAGATGAGAAAACTGCCCGGATCGACATGGGAAACAATTGGGAAGGTAGGGCGAGACGATCCGAGGAGAGTGATTCACGCATTGAAAGTCGGATTGTCGTTGACGTTGGTCTCACTGTTGTATCTAATGGAGCCACTGTTCAAAGGGATTGGACAGAACTCAATTTGGGCTGTCATGACTGTGGTTGTAGTCCTTGAGTTCACCGCAG GAGCAACTCTGTGCAAAGGATTGAATAGAGGACTCGGAACATTGTTAGCGGGATCACTGGCATTTGGGATCGGGTATGTTGCCGAAGAATCTGGTAGGGTTCTTCGAGCTATATTCATTGGAGCTGCTGTTTTTTTCATTG GAACTGCATCCACATACACAAGATTCGTGCCATACATAAAGAAGAACTACGACTATGGTGTGGTGATATTTCTTTTGACTTTCAATCTTATAACTGTGTCCAGCTACCGTGTGGAGGATGTGGTAAAAATAGCTCATGACCGATTTTACACTATCGCCATTGGTTGTGGAATTTGTCTTCTCATGAGTTTGTTGGTTTTCCCGAATTGGTCTGGAGAGGAGCTCCATAACTCCTCTGTCTCCAAGCTTGAAGGATTGGCAAAATCAATTGAAG CATGCGTCAAGGAGTACTTTAGTGAGGAGGAGGCAAAAGTAACCGAAGATTGCAAATCATCGGAAGATCCCATTTACAAGGGTTACAAGGCAGTTTTGGACTCAAAATCTATAGATGAGACTTTG GCATTACATGCAAGTTGGGAGCCGAGGCACTCATGGCATTGTAGGTTTCCATGGCAGCAGTACGTCAAATTGGGATGTGGCCTTCGCCATTTTGGTTATACTGTTGTTGCTCTACATGGTTGTTTGCAAACTGAGATTCAG ACACCGAGGACGGTCCGTGCCCTCTTCAAAGACCCCTGCATCCGACTCTCAGCAGAAGTATCAAAAGCGCTTAAGGAACTAGCTGAAAGCATAAGAAGCCGCCGCCAATGCTCGCCGGAAATCCTCTCCGACCACCTCCACCAATCCCTATCTGATCTCAACACCGCCCTAAAATCCCAACCCCGGCTCTTCCTCGGCCCCAACACAAACCAATCCACCAACAACATCCTAGCCAACCTAGCAGCTGCGGACGCCGCAGCCCCACAAAAGCTCGAAAAGCACTTTGGTCCCTCATCAAAACTATCGAGCTTCAAGACCGACTCGTCGGCCTTGATAGAGTGGAAAAGCCGAAGGGCTTCTGAACAAGCCAAGGAGAACGAGAGGAAGGTGTTGAGGCCGACGTTGAGTAAAATTGCGATCATGAGCCTCGAGTTTTCTGAAGCGCTCCCGTTTGCGGCCTTTGCTTCTTTGCTTGTGGAGACGGTGGCCAGGCTTGACCTTGTGATTGAGGAAGTTGAGGAGTTGGGGAGGGTGGCTAGGTTCAAGGAGTACAGAGATGGGGCTGATGATGATcatgtggtggtggttgtgaaTAATTGTGAAGGGCGTAAGGTGGAGAAAAATGCAGGGGATTTGAACCATTTGCCTTCCCATGGAAcagattaa